A genome region from Bradyrhizobium sp. WSM1417 includes the following:
- a CDS encoding MarR family winged helix-turn-helix transcriptional regulator — translation MIEKKLDRAITDFIWNVVEIHSQLEDIHTSWAGLLGITEPQWLILMAITELDEGRGVAGIDIANKLRVHAAFVTNQTKALEKGGFLSRRPAADDARYVLMSLTAKATAEIEKLSKRKLALNSTMFNELDEKTLADLNAALATIAKNARLAARLLAIDAS, via the coding sequence ATGATCGAGAAGAAACTCGACAGGGCGATTACCGACTTCATCTGGAACGTCGTCGAAATTCATTCCCAGCTGGAGGACATCCACACCAGCTGGGCCGGACTGCTGGGCATTACCGAGCCGCAGTGGCTGATCCTGATGGCCATCACCGAACTGGACGAGGGGCGAGGTGTCGCCGGCATCGACATCGCAAACAAGCTGCGGGTCCACGCCGCCTTCGTCACCAACCAGACCAAGGCCCTCGAAAAGGGCGGCTTCCTGTCGCGACGGCCGGCAGCAGACGACGCACGCTACGTCCTGATGTCGCTGACGGCGAAAGCAACGGCGGAGATCGAAAAACTATCGAAGAGAAAGCTCGCCTTGAACTCGACCATGTTCAACGAACTCGACGAGAAAACCTTGGCCGATCTGAATGCCGCGCTCGCAACGATTGCCAAGAATGCCCGGCTGGCCGCACGGTTGCTGGCCATCGACGCTTCATGA
- a CDS encoding ketopantoate reductase family protein → MARNILILGASYGSLLGTKLLMAGHNVTLVCRAKTAELINREGTEVRIKLRDEALHRAIFSRDLPGKLDAVTPANVDLSRYDMVGLAMQEPQYTNHTVRVLMVRIAAAKLPCLSIMNMPPLPYLKRIPSLADMDLEEAYTNAQVWERFEPGLVTLCSPDPQAFRPPEEAANVLHVGLPTNFKASVFADEKHNKVLRELEADIDAVTLDGHDVPVKLKVFDSLFVPLAKWSMLLTGNYRCITPHEPQSIRDAVHGDLARSQTIYEHVDAIARRLGADPQDQVPFAKYAKAAESLLKPSSAARAVAGGAPFIERVDLLVKLISHQLGAPNAEIDRTVETVDLKLNEKIVQGGSGAL, encoded by the coding sequence ATGGCGCGTAACATCCTGATTCTCGGGGCATCCTACGGCTCCCTGCTGGGCACGAAGCTGCTGATGGCGGGACACAACGTGACCCTGGTCTGCCGCGCCAAGACCGCGGAGCTGATCAACCGCGAGGGTACCGAGGTGCGCATCAAGTTGCGTGACGAGGCGCTTCACCGCGCCATCTTCTCACGCGACCTGCCCGGCAAGCTCGACGCCGTGACACCCGCCAATGTGGACTTGTCGCGTTACGACATGGTCGGCCTTGCGATGCAGGAGCCCCAATACACCAACCACACGGTGCGCGTTCTCATGGTCAGGATCGCCGCGGCGAAGCTGCCGTGCCTGTCGATCATGAACATGCCGCCGCTGCCCTATCTGAAGCGGATTCCCTCGCTCGCAGACATGGATCTCGAGGAGGCCTACACCAATGCGCAGGTGTGGGAGCGCTTCGAGCCCGGGCTGGTGACCCTGTGCTCGCCCGACCCGCAGGCGTTCCGTCCGCCGGAAGAGGCTGCGAACGTGCTTCACGTCGGCCTGCCCACGAATTTCAAGGCATCCGTGTTCGCCGACGAGAAGCACAACAAGGTGTTGCGCGAGCTCGAAGCCGACATCGACGCGGTGACCCTCGACGGCCACGACGTGCCGGTGAAGCTGAAGGTGTTCGATTCTCTGTTCGTGCCGCTGGCGAAATGGTCGATGCTGCTGACCGGCAACTACCGCTGCATCACGCCGCACGAGCCGCAGTCGATCCGCGATGCCGTGCACGGCGATCTCGCGCGCTCGCAGACGATCTACGAGCATGTCGACGCCATCGCCCGGCGTCTCGGCGCCGATCCGCAGGACCAGGTGCCGTTCGCGAAATACGCCAAGGCCGCCGAGAGCCTGCTGAAGCCGTCATCCGCGGCACGCGCGGTGGCCGGCGGCGCGCCCTTCATCGAGCGCGTCGACCTGCTGGTCAAGCTGATCTCGCATCAGCTCGGCGCGCCCAATGCAGAGATCGACCGCACGGTCGAGACCGTCGACCTGAAGCTCAACGAGAAGATCGTGCAGGGCGGATCGGGCGCGCTGTAA